From Bacteroidota bacterium, the proteins below share one genomic window:
- a CDS encoding histidine kinase produces MLRFFRTIWNSPFWSNFILWLVLYTVFLHEYLRNLLGENYNLLNVVLLLLLIILPIYIHNLVLIPKLLLKQRYIAYIFSLISLLVLTTYAFTFEDENFKDDLLRYLPFFIVAASMNLIKRQIIGEMEKRSADLHQREMELNSLKAQINPHFLFNTLNNIYALTLTNSPKASEVVLQLAGLMRYQLESTKKNLVTLNEEIEFLKQYFELEKIRVGTKANLIFEVNLDKYSLWIPPMILMTFIENAFKHGVNRDKSKSYIKISISSHKQNLTMIIENGKPEHKSVNTGFGGFGLKNVERRLELLLPGRYEIKVEEKKEKYATIINLKL; encoded by the coding sequence ATGCTTAGGTTTTTTAGAACAATTTGGAACAGCCCTTTTTGGAGCAACTTCATCCTCTGGCTGGTACTATATACAGTATTTTTACATGAATATCTGAGAAATTTGCTCGGAGAAAATTATAATTTGCTGAATGTAGTTTTACTACTGCTATTAATTATACTTCCTATTTACATCCATAACCTTGTACTTATACCTAAACTTCTGTTGAAACAAAGGTATATAGCATATATATTCAGCCTGATAAGTTTACTTGTTCTTACCACCTATGCATTCACTTTTGAAGATGAAAACTTCAAAGATGATTTATTAAGATACCTCCCTTTCTTCATCGTTGCCGCCTCAATGAATTTAATAAAAAGACAGATTATTGGTGAGATGGAAAAACGAAGTGCTGATTTGCACCAAAGAGAAATGGAGCTAAATTCCTTAAAAGCACAAATAAACCCCCATTTTTTATTCAACACACTCAATAACATCTATGCACTAACACTAACTAATTCTCCTAAAGCGTCGGAAGTTGTTCTGCAATTAGCAGGATTGATGAGATATCAACTCGAGAGCACTAAGAAAAATCTGGTAACTCTAAATGAAGAAATAGAATTTCTAAAACAATATTTTGAACTTGAAAAAATAAGAGTTGGCACTAAAGCCAACCTGATATTTGAAGTGAATTTAGATAAATACTCATTATGGATTCCTCCGATGATATTGATGACTTTTATTGAAAATGCATTTAAACACGGAGTTAATCGCGATAAAAGTAAATCATATATCAAAATTTCCATATCTTCGCATAAGCAAAACCTCACAATGATAATTGAGAATGGAAAACCGGAACACAAATCCGTAAATACGGGCTTTGGTGGTTTTGGTCTGAAAAATGTGGAGCGAAGATTAGAACTACTACTTCCGGGAAGATATGAAATTAAGGTTGAAGAAAAGAAAGAA
- a CDS encoding enoyl-CoA hydratase-related protein, with protein sequence MEIIKSEFLDGVQKITLSRPRVYNSFNSDLAKELQSELDKAKENKEIRAVLLTGDGKAFSTGQDIAELIDPNGPDLSSILSENYNPIVKKIRELEKPVIAAVNGVAAGAGANIALACDIVIAGESAQFIQIFSKIGLIPDAGGTHVLPRLIGWQKASALMMLAEPIPAAEAERIGMIYKFVADDELEEDAMILASHLSNMPTIALANIKKALNKSVTNSFDRQLLLEEELQIASAKTSDFKEGLSAFVEKRLAKFEGK encoded by the coding sequence ATGGAGATTATAAAAAGTGAATTCCTTGATGGAGTTCAGAAAATTACATTAAGTCGCCCGAGGGTTTATAATTCCTTTAACTCAGATCTGGCTAAAGAACTACAATCAGAGCTCGACAAGGCTAAGGAAAACAAAGAAATCAGAGCGGTTCTGCTTACAGGCGATGGTAAAGCTTTTAGTACCGGACAGGACATTGCTGAACTGATAGACCCGAATGGTCCGGACTTATCATCAATATTGTCAGAGAATTACAATCCGATAGTAAAAAAGATCAGAGAGCTCGAAAAACCGGTAATAGCAGCAGTTAACGGTGTTGCTGCGGGTGCCGGCGCAAATATAGCTTTGGCATGCGATATTGTTATTGCAGGAGAATCAGCTCAGTTTATACAAATATTTTCAAAAATAGGACTGATACCCGATGCCGGAGGAACCCATGTTTTACCACGTCTGATAGGATGGCAAAAAGCCTCAGCACTGATGATGCTGGCAGAACCAATACCTGCAGCAGAAGCAGAGAGGATTGGAATGATATATAAATTTGTTGCAGACGATGAATTGGAAGAAGATGCGATGATACTGGCAAGTCATTTAAGTAATATGCCCACTATAGCACTAGCCAACATAAAGAAAGCCCTGAATAAATCTGTCACAAATAGTTTTGACCGGCAGCTTCTGCTAGAAGAAGAGTTACAGATTGCATCTGCCAAAACAAGTGATTTTAAAGAAGGATTATCAGCCTTTGTAGAAAAAAGATTGGCTAAATTTGAAGGTAAATAG